The Haloarcula sp. H-GB4 genome segment TTGGCCGGCCCCTCCGAAGTTATGGTCGTCGCCGACAGCGACGCGGACCCGGAACTGGTCGCGGCTGACCTCGTCGCACAGGCTGAACACGACGAGAACGCCTCTGTCGTTGCCGTCACCGACGACGAGACGCTTGCTGAGCAGGTCGTCGACGCCGTTGACAAGCAGGCCGACGGCCGGGAGCGTGAGGCAGTCATCCGCGCCGCACTGGACAACGACGCGTCTGGCGTCCTCCTCGCACGCTCGATGAGCGAAGCCGTCCTCTTCGCCGAGGAGTACGCCGCCGAACACCTCTCGATTCAGGCCGCCGACGACGAATCACTTCTTGAACGGATTCCTTCTGCCGGGTCCGTGTTCCTCGGTCCGTACAGCCCCGTTGCGGCCGGCGACTACGCGACTGGGACGAACCACGTCTTGCCGACCGGCGGCAGCGCCCGGGTCACCGGTGGTCTCTCCGTGGACACGTTCGTCCGGTCGACGACAGTCCAGCGCCTCTCCGAGGATTCGCTGGGCGACATCGCGGACACGATTACGACCCTCGCCGAAGCTGAAGGGCTGGACGCCCACGCTGAGAGCGTCCGCAAACGGTTCGAGTAGCTGCCACACCGGACAGCACAGTGGCCGTCAATACGGCGGTGTGAGCCCGCCGGTACTCCGGGTTTTCATCAGATGCGTGGGAAGGGCCACGCCGCGTCTGCGTTGTTGCCGAGTCATCGAATAGCCTGCCTGATAAGATGCCTGATATTACAGGTATCGACACCTATTGTGCCCAGTGTATGCGTAATTTGTAATCCTGAAACAACATACTCGGAACGAAGAGACACGAATAGATCATATCAATATTATAAAACTTTAATCAGCGTCTGGGGCGGCAGTTAGTCGTGAGGCCCACGGACCTCCCCGAAATAGACACGACAGCACAGAACCGGCGAACGTTCATGCAGCGGACTGGTGGCGTTTCGCTGGCGGCTGTACTCGGACTGTCCGCCAACGCCAGTGCGATGGTGGACGACGACGGCAACTTCGAGTCGGACCCGTACACGCTAGGGGTCGCATCGGGCGACCCGCTCCCCGACTCCGTCATCATCTGGACGCGGCTCGCCCCGAACCCGCTCACAGCAGATGGTGCGATGCCGAGTGAGGCATTCGACGTCAAGTGGACGGTCGCCACCGACGAAGGGATGAGCGACATCGTCAACACCGGGACCGCGACTGCCGAACCGGACCACGCGCACACCGTCCACGTCGACGCAGACGGACTTAAACCCGCTACCGAGTACTATTACCAGTTTACGTGCCGTGGCGAGACGAGTCCGGTTGGCCGGACCAAGACCGCGCCCGCCGCCGGCGCGTCCGTCGATGCGTTTCAGTTCGGCTTCGCCTCGTGTAACCGCTGGGTCGACGGCCACTACACAGCGTTCGGGGAGATGGCCGAAGACGAGCTCGACCTCATCGTCCATCTGGGTGATTACATCTACGAGTACGGCATCGACGTTTCGGAATCACCCCGGGAAAAATCGCTCCCACAGGAATACAAGAAGGAGACGACGGACCTCGACACCTACCGACTCCGCTATGGCCTCTACAAATCAGACCCGAATCTGCGAGCCGCTCACGCCAGCGCCCCGTGGCTCGTTACTCGTGACGACCACGAGGTCGACAATAACTGGGCAGGGGACGTTCCACAGGACCCCGACAAGCAATCTACCGAGGCGTTTATCCAGCGCCGCGCAGCGGCATTGAAAGCGTACTACGAGCACCTGCCGTTCCGGATGGAACAAAAGCCTGACAACGCCAGTCAGAAGCTCTACAGATACTATGAGTTCGGCGACCTGCTCGATTTCAACGTTCTCGATACGCGGCTCTATCGGTCCGACCAGGCCTGTGACGACGTGTTCAACAAGGTCGACTGTGCGGAGCGCTTTGAGGAGGACCGAACTATTCTCGGGGACGCACAGGAAGAGTGGTTGCTTGAGAATCTTTCGGCCACTGAGACTACATGGAATGTGCTGGCGAACCAGCTTCCCTTCGCAGCAATGGATTTCAAGCAGGGTCCCAAAGAAGGGTTCCGGACAGAGCAGTGGGATGGCTACGTTCCTGAGCAGAATCTGGTCAAAGCTGCGTTTGAGGAGGACGCCAACAACCCGGTGGTCATCACTGGTGACTTCCACTCCCACTGGGCGAATACGGTTATCAGTGCCAAAGACGGCTCCAGCGAACCAGTCGGCGCGGAGTTTGTCGGGACGTCCATCTCGTCGGGCGGGAATGGCACCGACATGGACGACTTCGGCCGCCACGTCGTCACAGAGAACGACAACGTAGAGTACTACAACAATCAGCGCGGCTACGTT includes the following:
- a CDS encoding alkaline phosphatase D family protein, which gives rise to MRPTDLPEIDTTAQNRRTFMQRTGGVSLAAVLGLSANASAMVDDDGNFESDPYTLGVASGDPLPDSVIIWTRLAPNPLTADGAMPSEAFDVKWTVATDEGMSDIVNTGTATAEPDHAHTVHVDADGLKPATEYYYQFTCRGETSPVGRTKTAPAAGASVDAFQFGFASCNRWVDGHYTAFGEMAEDELDLIVHLGDYIYEYGIDVSESPREKSLPQEYKKETTDLDTYRLRYGLYKSDPNLRAAHASAPWLVTRDDHEVDNNWAGDVPQDPDKQSTEAFIQRRAAALKAYYEHLPFRMEQKPDNASQKLYRYYEFGDLLDFNVLDTRLYRSDQACDDVFNKVDCAERFEEDRTILGDAQEEWLLENLSATETTWNVLANQLPFAAMDFKQGPKEGFRTEQWDGYVPEQNLVKAAFEEDANNPVVITGDFHSHWANTVISAKDGSSEPVGAEFVGTSISSGGNGTDMDDFGRHVVTENDNVEYYNNQRGYVRCTVTPDNWTTEFQVLEYVDEPGAPIRTDATVELTAGQPGIPADNPLILADSVAVGNGKNGTAELTGRWLESGLSGGAMTVSISDPEVATITGVTVAEPFSISETDVTSDGTSVDIRFADVEKNAQSVVGGTDTRLATLDIRGESAGTADIEVSVDRLDDDSGTSLEANTELGVVIVGPPPVTGSTEPTDPDGDGLFEDVNGNGRVDYDDIQLLFDSFDDDSVALNKTAYDFNENGKLEYDDIVTLYSEVN